GGTGCCCGGGTGACGGTCAATCTGCGGAGCGATCTCACTTGGGAACCCTCGAGAATGTCCCCGGAAGCAAAAAGCCGTCTGGGATGGAAGTGACCGGTATGCCGGACGGCTCCGGTTCGGTCCGCCGCCGGTTATACCGGGCACCGCTGCTCGTGGCCGGGGCAGTCACGATGGTGGTGGCCATCTGGGGAGGCCTGATCCGGATCGGATGGGCCGCACCCGTGCCCGCACCGGCCGCCATCGAATCGCACGGGCCCCTGATGGTTTCCGGATTTCTGGGGATACTGATCAGTCTCGAAAGGGCCGTCGGCATCGGGAAAGGGTGGGTTTATGCCGCTCCCCTGATGGCGGTCCTGTTTGCCGTCCTGACGCTGGCGGGAACCCTGCCGCCGGGGATGGCGGCGCTGCCAGGTGTGTTTGCGGCGCTGATCCTGTGCGCGGCGTATGCCACCGTTATCCGTGAATCTCCTTCCCGCCACTTGTGGGTCATGGCGATCGGCGCCGCTTGCTGGCTTGCTGGAAACATTTTGTACGCACTGGGCTGGCCAGTATTCCGGGTGGTGCACTGGTGGGCGGGTTTTCTGGTCCTGACCATCGTCGGTGAGCGTCTTGAACTGAACCGGTTCTTGCGGCCCTCACCCTGGACCTGGCCGCTGTTTCTGGCCGCCACGGGAACGGTTCTGGGCGGGTACCTGACAGGTCTCGCTGTGCCGGCGGCCGGGGACCGGATTTCGGGGGCGGGCTATCTCATGCTGGCGGGCTGGCTTGGGCATTATGACGTGGTCCGCCATACGGTGCGGGGCGAAGGCTTGCCGAAGTTCGTTGCAATCTGCCTGATGAGCGGATTCGTCTGGCTCGCTCTTGGAGGCGTTATCCTGCTTGGCTGGAGTCCGCTCGTGGCCGGACCCATGTACGATGCGGCCCTGCACGCCATTTTTCTCGGGTTCGTGTTTTCAATGATTTTTGGTCATGCACCGATCATTTTCCCGGCGATTCTGGAACTGCCAATCCGCTTCCGGACGCTCGCCTATCTGCCGCTGCTCCTGCTGAATATCACGCTTGCCCTGCGGATTGCGGGGGACTGGTTTCTGAGCCAGACGCTTCGGGAATGGGGTGCACTTGGAAGTGCCGCCGCAATCCTGTTTTATTTTCTGGTGACAGCAAGTTCCCTGCGGCGAAACCGCCCGGAATAGCACATACAAACGGCATTTTATCGCACTGCGTTGGTCACCTTTGCCGACCTATGACGGCTATCATAGTGGAAAACTGACATCCGTATCATTTCTACAGGTGTGGTTTCGCCGTGTCTGGCGGAGCCGCACAGGCAGGAGCCCGGAGAGGGATCCGGCGCTGGTTCCAGGGCCCTAACCCCAAAGAGGTCTGGTACGGATGCAGAAGAAAGATTACGATGTCATCATCATCGGCGGTGGTCATAACGGGCTGACGTGCGCCGCTTATCTGGCCCGGGCGGGTGTCGACACCCTCATACTCGAGGGACGTCACGAGTTCGGCGGCGCCGTCTACACCGATGAGCATACGGCGCCCGGCTTCTGTCACAACATCCATGCCAATTTCATGGAGTTCCTCCATATCATGCCGTTCTTCTCGGACTTCGACCTGCCGAGTCTGGGGGCGCGAACGATTTTCCCGGAGGCGCAGGCGGGAATCGCATTCAGCGACGGCCGCCCACCGGTGATCATTTACCGCAACGACATGATCGAGGAGACCTGCCGGAACTTCGCGGTCTACTCGAAGCGCGATGCGGAAACCTGGCGGGCCCTCAAGACCAAGGCAAACATGTTCGAACCCCTCATGGCGATGGGGCTCTACACGCCGCCGGCGCCGGTGGATCTCGCCAAGGGACTGCCCAGTGCCTATGCCGCATGGACGGTCCTGATGCGCTCCTTCGGCCTGGACGAGGAGATGGCATACAAGTCCATCCGCGACTGCATTGACGAGCTGTTTGAAAGCGACGAGATCCGGGCCCTTTTCTACCGGGTTGCGATCGAGTTCTGCGGGCCGCCGCTGGAATGGCCAGGGATGGGGGGGATTTTCATATTCGCCTGCCTGTTCATGCCCGGCTGCTGGCGGATGATTGTTGGCGGAACGCACCGGCTCAACGGCGCAATGGTGACCGCATGCCTGAAGGAAGGCGCCACCATGCGGGAGTCGAGCCGGGTCAAGAAGGTCATCCTTGAGGACAAGCGTGCGGTCGGCGTGCAGCTTGTGGACGGCAAGGAGTTCCGAGCCAGGCATGCCGTTGTCAGCGCCATCGGGGTCAAGGACACG
Above is a window of Deltaproteobacteria bacterium DNA encoding:
- a CDS encoding NAD(P)/FAD-dependent oxidoreductase, producing the protein MQKKDYDVIIIGGGHNGLTCAAYLARAGVDTLILEGRHEFGGAVYTDEHTAPGFCHNIHANFMEFLHIMPFFSDFDLPSLGARTIFPEAQAGIAFSDGRPPVIIYRNDMIEETCRNFAVYSKRDAETWRALKTKANMFEPLMAMGLYTPPAPVDLAKGLPSAYAAWTVLMRSFGLDEEMAYKSIRDCIDELFESDEIRALFYRVAIEFCGPPLEWPGMGGIFIFACLFMPGCWRMIVGGTHRLNGAMVTACLKEGATMRESSRVKKVILEDKRAVGVQLVDGKEFRARHAVVSAIGVKDTFLDLIGEDHLSDYYKRRVKNYKDGPDQVLGSVAMALHEPPDYKSARKNSDINRAWYQVVGFDSATEVLDYCRAGHIDRIPDLPGAGVWINSIWDRTQAPPGKHNLTGWYFFPRASALSEGEWEEIRSTYNGKFLKLYGKFAPNMTSDNVIADYLHTPLDQERGMRMREGDFGHGAMSIDQLNHMRPFAGAGRYKTEIPGLYLAASCCHPGGGVTAGPGYNCFKILCEDHGYKEVWRNPKRMY